In Nocardioides sp. JS614, the sequence GCCGCTCCTTCTCGGCAGTGGCGAACACCTCGTGCATCCGCCCGCTCGCGTCGGGATCCCTTGCCAGCAAGGAATCCGGGTCCACGAACCACTTGTGCCCGAGCACGACCGCGTGGTCGATCAGGTGGTGCCAGCGCAGCTGGGCCTCGACCTCCTCGGGCTCGACCAGCATGTCGGCGTCGAGCCAGTGCAGCACCTCGCCGTCGGCGGCGAGGGCGCCGGTGTGGCAGGCGTTGGCCCGGCCCCAGCCGGTCTCGACGCGCACGATCCGGGTGCGCTCGGGCCGCGGCCCGGTCAGCTCGGACAGCTCGAGGGGGCGCGCCGGGTCGTCGTCGGCGACCACCACCTCGAGCAGGTGCGCCGGGTAGGTCTGGGCGGCGAGGCCGGCGAGCACGTAGGGGAGCAGCCGCTGCGCGCCGTACGCCGGGATCACCACGGACACCGACCGGGTCGGCTCCCACCGGCCGAGGGCGGGCGCGTCGAGGGTGCCCCAGTCGTTGCGGCGCACCCGGGGCTGGTCGCTCACTGGTCGATCACCCTGCCTCCAGGAGTCTGCTGGGCCGGAAGCCGCGCCACTGCGCGGCGACGCTCTGCCGGGTCAGGAAGTAGCCGAGTCCGGTGTCCCAGGTGTGGCCGTGCGTCGTACGCCGCAGGACGTACCCGAGGCCCTGGGTCCGGTACACGCTGCCCCCCGCGGCGCGGACGTCCTCGAGGAGCCGGGCGTCGACGTGCCGCGGGACGCTGCGGAACCCGCCCACCGCGCGCAGCAGCGCCCGGTCGAGGGTCATCGTGCCGCCGGCGACCACGGCGCCGAAGCTCTCGCTCGGGCCGCGGCGGCGCACGGTGGTGCGGATCGGCTCCAGGTAGACCAGCTCCGCGGGCGTGCCGACCAGGTCCGCGCCGGAGTAGTGCTTGGCGAGCAGCAGGTCGGCGAGGAGGTCCGGCCCGTACCAGTCGTCGTCGTCCATCTTCACGACCACGTCGCCCGTGGCGGCGTCGGTCGCGGCGCGGAGCACGTCACCGAAGACCGTGTCGGCCGGCAGCGGCAGCAGCGTGACCGGCCGCTCGCCCAGCCGCTCGCGCACCAGCCCGGGGTCGGCCTCGAACCCGTGGGTGGCCAGCACCAGCTCGAGCTCGGCGACGCCGCGCTGGCGGGCGACCTGGTCGAGCGCGAAGGCGAGCTGCTCGGGTCGGCGGGTCGGCAACAGCACGCTGACCGAGGGGTACGCCGCTGCCCGCAGCCCGGCGCGCCGGGCGACCCGGTGCCGCCAGGCCAGGTGCGAGTGCTCGCGCAGGGCGGCCCGGCGCAGCCGGACCGAGTGCTCCTCGCGGCGCAGCGGGTCGTCCAGGTCGGCCGGGTCGACCGGGTCGATGCCCGGGTAGCCAGCGCCGAGCAGCGGCACACCGGCCATCGCCAGCCCGGCCACCGTGCGGGGATCTGCGTCGTCGGGCACCACGACGGCCTGGGCGTCGCGGACGGCGGCGACCAGCTCCGGGGTCGGGTCGCCCGCGGGCAGCGGGACCGGCCCGCGGTCCCAGTCGCGGCGGAAGCCGACCGGGTTGAGCAGGGCCTCATCGAGGGGGGCTTCGTCGAGCGGGCCGGCCGGCTCGCCGCGCAGGTGCAGCGCGACCGGCGCCCGGCCCAGGACCGGGTGCTCGGGCAGGTCGGCGCGGCCGCCGACGACCACCGCGGCCGGGACCTCGTCGGTGACGGCGGTCGGGTCCACCGGCACCGGGGCACCGGTGACGACCAGCCCGTGGTTGCCGGTCACGACCCGGGTGCCGGTGTGCCGTGCGAGCTCGACGAGCACCGGCCCGGCCGGGGCGGGTCGCCGGAAGGTCAGCCGGGTGTGCGCGCCGCCGTCCGCGGTCTCCGCGACCAGGTTGGCCAGCGGCGGCCACTCCGGACGGAGCACCGTGGTCACCGGGCCGGTCGCCGACGCCAGGTGGCACCCGACGTGCTTGGTCCGGCCGAGGCGGGGCAGCCGGGAGACGGCCACCCGCAGCGCGGCCTCGTCAGCGACCGCCAGGAGCACGCTGGCCCAGACCCCGTCCGGGACCTCGTCCCCGAGCGCCACGCGGGTCACGCCCTCGGGCACCGGGCCGGAGCCGGTCGCCAGGTCGACCCCGGGGCCGACGAGCACCAGGGCCGGTGCGGCGAGGTCGGCGAGCATCAGGTCCGGGTCAGGACGGCCGCGCCCTTGTCCAGGCGCAGCGTCTCGAACTCGAAGTCCGGCAGCAGCGGCCGCCAGCGGTCCACCACGTCGGCGTCACCCGGGCGGGACGTGTCGTCGACGACGATCGTGCAGGTCCGGGCCAGCCGGTCGCGCAGCAGCGGGACCATCGGGTAGCGGGCCCGCGGCCCGGTGCCCTCCGGCGGGCCGTCGACCAGGACCAGCCCGACCTCGGAGAGGTCGGCGAGCGCGGACTCGTCGTACCACGGCGTGTGGTGGTCGGGCAGCGACGTCGGCCCGAGCGGCGCGACCCGCACCTCGGCGTACTCCGCGACGCCGTGCCGGGCGAGCAGTCGCCGCGTGGAGTCCGCCCAGTCGGGGTCGTGCTCGAGCGCCACGATCCGGGTCGCGATGCCGTGCTCGCGAGCGGCCAGGGCGAGGACCACGGTCGAGACGCCGCTGCCGCCCTCGACCACGGTGGCCGGCCGGGTCTCGACGAACCGGTCCACCAGCGCGACCAGCAGGTCGGCCGAGGCGGTCCACAGGCCGAGCGGCGGGATGCCGGCGCGGATCGGGACCATGTCGAACAGGTTGGTGATGTCCTGCACCCGCTTGGCGACCTGGTCGCGCTCCTTCTTCAGGTGCGCCTGGGTGACCAGGCCCTTGGGCAGCTGCGGCCGCGCGGCGCCCCGACCGCGCCGGCCCTGGTTGCCCTGCTTGCCCTGCTTGCCGGGCTGGCCCGGCCGGCCCGGCCGGCCCGGTTGCCGGTCGGGCCGCTGGGCCCGCGCGATCCCGCGCTCCAGGCCGCGCAACCGCTCCTCCACCCGCCGCAGGACGACGTACCCGCACACGCCGGTGGCCGCCACCGCGCCGGAGAGCGCGAGCCCGACGAGCACGCCGGTGCGCCCGTCGACGAGGCCGAAGACGACGGGTGCGGCCACGAGCAGGAGGGCGACCACGAGAGCAGCGAGCCGGAGGCGGGCGGCAGACATGGCGGTCACTCTAGACTCCACAGCATGCCGCGATCGGACCTGAGGTACCTGTTCGTGGTCACCTACGGGCGCTCCGGCTCCACCCTGCTGATGGGCGTGCTCAACACGCTGCCGGGCTACCTGATCCGCGGCGAGAACCGCGACGCCCTGCACCACCTGTTCCTCTTCGACAAGACGATGCGCACCGAGAGCGGCCGCGGACCGAGGAAGAAGCTGCGCCAGCCGACGCATCCGTTCTTCGGGATCGCCGGGTACCCGCCCGAGCGCGCCGTGCGTCAGCTGCGCCGGCTGGCGACCGACACCGTGCTGCGGCCCAAGGAGGACACCCGGGTCACCGGCTTCAAGGAGATCCGCTGGTACCACGCCGACCTCGAGGAGTACGTCGCGTGGCTGCGCGAGGTCTTCCCGGGCGCCCGGTTCCTGGTCAACACCCGCAACCACGCGGACGTGCTGAAGAGCAAGTGGTGGGCCGAGGGCGAGGACAAGTCCGCCCACCTCGCCGACATCGAGCGGCAGATCCTCGCCCTGGCCGACTCCCTCGGCGACGCGGCGTACCGGGTCCACTACGACGAGTACGTCGCCGACCCGGCGGCCCTGCGCGGGCTGTTCGACTGGCTCGGCGAGGACTTCGACGAGGACGCCGTGCGCGCCACGATGGCCGTGCGCCACTCGATCTGACGCCGACCGCCCGGCATGTGACGCGCGTCAGCCCACGGAGCGGGTCTGCCGGGCGATCACGTCGGCGTACCACTGGAAGGAGCGCTTGGGGGTGCGCACCTGGGTGTCGAAGTCGACGTGCACGAGGCCGAAGCGCTGGGTGTAGCCCTCGGACCACTCGAAGTTGTCCATCAGCGACCACGTGTAGTAGCCGCGTACGTCGACGCCGCGCTGGCAGGCGGTCGCGACCGCCCGCAGGTGGGCGTCGAGGTAGTCGATGCGCGGCTGGTCGTCGACGACGCCGAACTCGTCGGGGCCCATGTTGTAGGAACAGCCGGACTCGGTGATGTAGATCGGCGGTAGCGCGGCCCGGTAGCGGGCCCGCAGCGTGATCAGCCACTCGCGCAACGCGTCGGGCACCACCGGCCAGCCGAAGTCCGTGGTCGGGTAGCCGACCAGCTCGCGGAACTCGAAGGGCATCTCGGCGTCCTCGCGGGCGGCGCCGATCTTGAACGGGTGGTAGTAGTTGACGCCGTAGAAGTCGAGCGGCTGGCGGATCACCGACAGGTCGCCGTCGCAGACCACGTCGGCCATCAGCGGCTGCAGGTCGGCGGGGTAGCGGCCGAGCAGCATCGGCTCGGTGAACATGCCGTTCCACAACGCGTCGAAGAGCTTGGTCGCACCGACGTCCGCCTCGTCGTCGCTGGCCGGCCACATCGGCGAGTGGTTGTTGGCGCAGCCGATGCTGGTGGCGCCGGCGGCGCGCAGCTCGACTGCGGCGCGGCCGTGCGCGAGCAGCAGGTGGTGGGCGACCGGCATCGAGTCGAACATCAGCGTCCGGCCGGGCGCCTGGAAGCCGACCGCGTAGCCCATCATCATCACGACGTTGGGCTCGTTGACGGGGATCCAGTGCTCGACCCGGTCGGCGAACCGCTCCCCGACGATCGCGGCGTACTCCGCGAAGCGGTCGACGGTGGCGCGGTTCAGCCAGCCGCCGTCGTCCTCGAGCGCCTGGGGCAGGTCCCAGTGGTAGAGGGTGGCCATCGGCTGCACGCCGTTGGCGAGCAGCTCGTCGATCAAGCGGTCGTAGAAGTCCAGGCCCTTCGGGTTCGCCGGACCCGAGCCGGTGGGCTGGATCCGCGGCCAGGACAGCGAGAAGCGGTAGCCGCCGGCGCCCAGGCGCTTCATCAGCGCCACGTCCTCGCCGTAGCGGTGGTAGTGGTCGCACGCGACCGCTCCGCTCGAGCCGTCGACGATCCGGCCCTCCTCGGCGGTGAAGGTGTCCCACACGCTGGGGCCCTTGCCGTCCTCCGTCGCCGCGCCCTCGATCTGGTACGACGCCGTGCTGGTGCCGAACCGGAAGCCGGGAGGGAGCTGCGGGAGGGAGCTGCCCGCAGGGCTGCCGGAGCGGCTGCCGGGGGAGCTGTCGGGGGACGCGGGGGGCACGGCACAATGATGCCGGTGAGCGTCGAGATCCGCCGGGGAACTGATCGGTACCTCACCCGCGGGGCCGGATTCTTCACCCGGCACTCGTTCGCCTTCGGCGAGCACTACGACCCCGACAACGTCTCGTTCGGCCCGCTGGTCTGCCACGACGACCACCGGCTCGGTGCCGGCGCCGGCTTCGAGAGCCACCCGCACCGCGACCTCGAGATCGTCACCTGGGTGCTCTCCGGGGCTCTCCGGCACGAGGACTCCGCGGGCCACTCGGCGGTGGTGACGCCCGGGGTCGTGCAGGTGCTGTCGGCCGGGACCGGGGTGACCCACTCCGAGCTCGCCGGCCCCGACGGGCCGGTCCGCTTCGTCCAGGCCTGGCTCACTCCGGAGGAGCCGGGTACGCCGCCGGCGTACTCCGCCCGCGCCGTCGAGCTCGAGCCGGGCCGGCTGGTCGACGTGGTCCGGGTCGGCGCGGCGACGCTGCGGGTGGCACGGCTCGGCGCGGGCGACACGGTCATCCTTCCCGAGGAGCCGCGCCAGCACGTGTTCGTCGCGGGCGGCGCGCTCACCCGGTCCTCGCTGGCCGAGCCACTGGCCGACGGCGACGCGTTCCGGATCGTCGACCAGCCCGGGCTGGCGGTGACCGCGGCGGTGCCGACCGAGCTGATGGTGTGGTCGTTCGGGTGAGCCCGTCCCCGCCCTCCCTTCCGCTGTAACGCCCGTTTACCCCTTCTTCCCCCGTGTTGCAGCATGGTCGGAAGAGTGGGTAACAGGGCGTTACAGCTGAGCGGCGAGTCAGGCCAGGACGGCGAGCGCACCGGG encodes:
- a CDS encoding class I SAM-dependent methyltransferase, whose protein sequence is MSAARLRLAALVVALLLVAAPVVFGLVDGRTGVLVGLALSGAVAATGVCGYVVLRRVEERLRGLERGIARAQRPDRQPGRPGRPGQPGKQGKQGNQGRRGRGAARPQLPKGLVTQAHLKKERDQVAKRVQDITNLFDMVPIRAGIPPLGLWTASADLLVALVDRFVETRPATVVEGGSGVSTVVLALAAREHGIATRIVALEHDPDWADSTRRLLARHGVAEYAEVRVAPLGPTSLPDHHTPWYDESALADLSEVGLVLVDGPPEGTGPRARYPMVPLLRDRLARTCTIVVDDTSRPGDADVVDRWRPLLPDFEFETLRLDKGAAVLTRT
- a CDS encoding sulfotransferase codes for the protein MPRSDLRYLFVVTYGRSGSTLLMGVLNTLPGYLIRGENRDALHHLFLFDKTMRTESGRGPRKKLRQPTHPFFGIAGYPPERAVRQLRRLATDTVLRPKEDTRVTGFKEIRWYHADLEEYVAWLREVFPGARFLVNTRNHADVLKSKWWAEGEDKSAHLADIERQILALADSLGDAAYRVHYDEYVADPAALRGLFDWLGEDFDEDAVRATMAVRHSI
- a CDS encoding GH1 family beta-glucosidase — its product is MPPASPDSSPGSRSGSPAGSSLPQLPPGFRFGTSTASYQIEGAATEDGKGPSVWDTFTAEEGRIVDGSSGAVACDHYHRYGEDVALMKRLGAGGYRFSLSWPRIQPTGSGPANPKGLDFYDRLIDELLANGVQPMATLYHWDLPQALEDDGGWLNRATVDRFAEYAAIVGERFADRVEHWIPVNEPNVVMMMGYAVGFQAPGRTLMFDSMPVAHHLLLAHGRAAVELRAAGATSIGCANNHSPMWPASDDEADVGATKLFDALWNGMFTEPMLLGRYPADLQPLMADVVCDGDLSVIRQPLDFYGVNYYHPFKIGAAREDAEMPFEFRELVGYPTTDFGWPVVPDALREWLITLRARYRAALPPIYITESGCSYNMGPDEFGVVDDQPRIDYLDAHLRAVATACQRGVDVRGYYTWSLMDNFEWSEGYTQRFGLVHVDFDTQVRTPKRSFQWYADVIARQTRSVG
- a CDS encoding pirin family protein, translated to MSVEIRRGTDRYLTRGAGFFTRHSFAFGEHYDPDNVSFGPLVCHDDHRLGAGAGFESHPHRDLEIVTWVLSGALRHEDSAGHSAVVTPGVVQVLSAGTGVTHSELAGPDGPVRFVQAWLTPEEPGTPPAYSARAVELEPGRLVDVVRVGAATLRVARLGAGDTVILPEEPRQHVFVAGGALTRSSLAEPLADGDAFRIVDQPGLAVTAAVPTELMVWSFG